One bacterium genomic window carries:
- a CDS encoding 5'-nucleotidase C-terminal domain-containing protein: MKTLGKYMALALLTLWITTGSALANYTLTILHNNDGESRLSTTGTAQPNYAGAARFVTKCNDMKTWAITNTDGYVMISSGDNFLAGSQYNAGVVNGVYYDALVLEKIGYDAIALGNHDFDFGPANLANFMDEFTGPTFPPYVSTNMDFSGDPDLQAKVAAGRIMPSTLVNVNGHIVGIVAAVTPLLPTISSPGAVVVDPNVTGAVQAAVDALVLNGAEVIICVMHLQDLSNDLATIPTLRDIDVVISGGGSEFLGNPGVSPVFPGDVVNPALPYPLVALDLDGEPVQVVTTPGEYKYVGRLVLEFDNAGEVVSVNPISNPVCVLSNTIDAVNGVIEDPACVAAIITPINAYISGLNTHIIATTDVPLDGRRNSVRTIETNEGDIFADALLWEGQRRAASFGVCTPNVAFQNGGGMRKDAIIPVGNVTELNTYEIAAFDNVVSVTPNIPAAQFKEMLEQSVSLRPGSSGGFLQIAGFKIFVDYTRQAQVLNTTPGPNFLNVITPGQRVRDIVLNDGTVLVRCGEIVPDAPEVCIATNAFTANSGDAIPFRGAPYTIVGVSYQQALYNYITEPTGLNGVITGAQYPSAPGQYRIVQNSFSQTFVNPNPGADFSVATTPDALSSLHGSVELDFHAPESPASVTVNVTRTRPVIDGIDYNLPEEYCVGQFFLLNTSLGFPTIGTCVLKTRTKSNQSNERFQSLLGDPGSSLVITRNRNGQWYTLEPSAVIDLGDGVYSFEYTGMEDWNGLWALGLRDRVLPVELTSFDAAVIDGEIALAWSTASESAIERFELSRNGSKIAEVAAQNNATGADYSFTDRPEAGSYTYELSEVTLSGEQNVLGTTTIELTDNLLVQEYQLGAAYPNPFNPTTNIDFVLPETQNVSLQVFNPLGQVVATLVQGSHEAGRYSVTFDASDLTSGIYFYRLEAGSFSAMQKMVLVK, translated from the coding sequence ATGAAGACATTGGGCAAGTATATGGCGCTTGCGTTGCTAACGTTGTGGATAACGACCGGCTCGGCGCTGGCGAACTACACGCTGACGATCCTGCATAACAACGACGGTGAGTCGCGCCTCTCGACAACGGGCACGGCGCAGCCGAACTACGCGGGCGCAGCGCGCTTCGTAACGAAGTGCAATGACATGAAGACGTGGGCGATCACGAACACCGACGGCTACGTGATGATCTCGTCGGGTGACAACTTTCTGGCCGGTTCGCAGTACAATGCGGGCGTTGTGAACGGCGTGTACTATGACGCGCTCGTGCTGGAGAAGATTGGTTACGATGCCATCGCGCTTGGTAACCACGACTTCGATTTTGGTCCGGCCAACTTGGCGAACTTCATGGATGAATTCACCGGCCCGACCTTTCCGCCGTATGTCTCCACGAACATGGATTTTTCCGGCGACCCCGACTTGCAGGCCAAGGTTGCCGCTGGCCGCATTATGCCGAGCACGCTGGTGAATGTGAACGGTCATATTGTTGGTATCGTGGCTGCGGTGACTCCGCTGTTGCCGACGATTTCCAGCCCAGGCGCCGTGGTTGTGGATCCGAACGTGACGGGCGCGGTTCAGGCGGCGGTTGACGCATTGGTCTTGAATGGCGCGGAAGTGATCATTTGCGTCATGCACTTGCAGGACTTGAGCAACGACCTCGCGACGATTCCGACGCTGCGGGATATTGACGTGGTGATTTCGGGCGGCGGTTCGGAATTCCTCGGCAACCCCGGTGTTTCGCCGGTGTTCCCGGGTGATGTCGTGAATCCTGCTCTACCCTATCCGTTGGTTGCTTTAGACCTTGACGGCGAGCCGGTGCAGGTTGTGACGACTCCGGGCGAGTATAAGTATGTTGGCCGTCTCGTTCTGGAATTTGACAACGCCGGCGAAGTGGTCAGCGTCAATCCGATATCGAATCCGGTGTGCGTGTTGTCGAACACGATTGATGCGGTGAACGGCGTGATTGAAGACCCGGCTTGTGTGGCCGCCATCATCACTCCGATCAATGCTTACATCAGCGGCTTGAACACGCACATTATTGCGACGACGGACGTGCCGCTTGATGGCCGTCGTAACTCAGTTCGCACGATTGAAACGAACGAAGGCGACATCTTCGCCGATGCGCTGTTATGGGAAGGCCAGCGCCGTGCGGCGTCGTTCGGCGTATGCACGCCCAACGTCGCGTTCCAGAACGGCGGCGGTATGCGCAAGGATGCGATCATTCCGGTTGGCAATGTGACGGAATTGAATACCTATGAAATCGCGGCGTTTGACAACGTGGTTTCTGTGACTCCGAATATTCCGGCGGCGCAGTTCAAGGAAATGCTCGAGCAGTCTGTCAGCCTTCGTCCGGGATCGAGCGGCGGCTTCTTGCAAATCGCCGGTTTCAAGATTTTCGTTGACTACACGCGTCAGGCGCAGGTGTTGAATACGACTCCCGGGCCGAACTTCTTGAACGTAATTACGCCGGGTCAGCGTGTGCGTGACATTGTGTTGAATGACGGCACCGTGCTTGTTCGCTGCGGCGAAATTGTTCCGGACGCGCCGGAAGTCTGCATCGCGACGAATGCCTTCACAGCCAACAGCGGCGATGCGATTCCGTTCCGCGGTGCTCCTTATACGATTGTTGGTGTGTCGTATCAGCAGGCTCTGTATAACTACATCACTGAGCCGACCGGTTTAAATGGCGTGATCACGGGCGCTCAGTATCCGTCGGCGCCTGGTCAATACCGCATCGTGCAGAATTCGTTCTCGCAGACGTTTGTGAACCCGAATCCGGGTGCGGACTTCAGCGTTGCCACGACTCCCGATGCCCTGAGCTCGTTGCACGGCTCGGTTGAACTTGATTTTCATGCTCCCGAGTCGCCTGCTTCGGTCACGGTGAATGTCACTCGCACTCGTCCGGTGATTGACGGCATTGATTACAATCTGCCGGAAGAATATTGCGTTGGCCAGTTCTTCCTTCTTAACACTTCGCTTGGCTTTCCGACCATTGGGACATGTGTTCTTAAGACCAGAACCAAGAGCAACCAATCCAATGAAAGATTTCAGTCATTGCTCGGCGACCCGGGTTCGAGCTTGGTCATCACCAGAAATCGCAACGGACAGTGGTACACGCTTGAACCGTCTGCCGTGATTGACTTGGGTGACGGCGTCTATAGTTTCGAGTACACCGGTATGGAAGATTGGAACGGTCTTTGGGCACTCGGCCTGCGCGACCGCGTCCTTCCCGTTGAGTTGACGAGCTTTGACGCCGCCGTGATTGACGGTGAAATTGCACTCGCATGGAGCACGGCGTCGGAATCGGCCATCGAGCGCTTCGAACTGTCGCGCAATGGCAGCAAGATCGCGGAAGTTGCCGCACAGAACAACGCGACCGGCGCGGACTACAGTTTCACGGATCGTCCCGAAGCTGGTTCTTATACCTACGAGCTCTCCGAAGTGACGCTGAGCGGTGAGCAGAACGTGCTCGGCACGACGACGATTGAATTGACCGATAACCTGCTGGTCCAAGAATACCAGCTTGGCGCGGCCTATCCGAATCCGTTTAACCCGACCACCAATATTGACTTCGTGCTGCCGGAAACACAGAACGTGTCGCTGCAGGTGTTCAATCCGCTGGGTCAGGTCGTGGCGACGCTGGTGCAGGGCAGCCACGAGGCGGGTCGCTACAGCGTGACGTTTGATGCGTCTGACTTGACGAGCGGCATCTACTTCTATCGTTTGGAAGCCGGTTCGTTCTCGGCGATGCAGAAGATGGTTTTGGTGAAGTAG
- a CDS encoding ABC transporter permease, with product MKRIWYLARKDVAIFLTDPVAMGLTFIVPMVMILVFGFVFGGQGKDALSELRVLAVNEDTGPGGARLLAALDRLDEINLIETIGKDSVKLDSVTAARLVAKGDYSAALIAPRDFTDGIKNGELRAHILEDTRDPVTAGLLEGLMQKSSFETFPMLMPAAMMSGMMDSSATFGFNQDLAAAIEKNFGVDLPDSGMRFQDMIPQDEMLGESSAADSAGFNMGAMFDKVNQVKRTQVVGQQVVNPSVSHTTAGTAVTFLLFGVGAIAASLLREMRSGTAQRLLLMGATAGEILLSKLLYSVVMGSFQLLVMMIYGWLIFHLQIWEHFAPMLVMIVVTAITMSAVGLVISALSKTEEQAGGLQVVIILSMSAIGGAMFPSFMLPEHYQNDQQNHSRVLGDAGL from the coding sequence ATGAAACGCATCTGGTACCTCGCGCGGAAAGACGTCGCGATCTTCCTCACCGATCCCGTGGCCATGGGGCTGACGTTCATCGTCCCCATGGTCATGATTCTCGTCTTCGGCTTTGTTTTCGGCGGGCAAGGCAAGGATGCGCTTTCCGAACTTAGAGTATTGGCGGTCAACGAAGACACCGGCCCCGGCGGCGCGCGTCTCTTGGCGGCCCTTGACCGGCTTGATGAAATCAATCTGATCGAAACGATCGGCAAAGACTCCGTCAAACTCGATAGCGTCACGGCCGCCCGGCTGGTAGCCAAGGGCGATTATTCGGCGGCGCTCATTGCCCCGCGCGATTTCACCGATGGGATCAAGAACGGCGAACTCCGCGCGCATATCCTTGAAGATACGCGCGATCCGGTCACCGCCGGACTGCTTGAGGGGTTGATGCAAAAATCGTCGTTCGAAACGTTTCCCATGCTCATGCCCGCCGCCATGATGTCCGGCATGATGGATTCGTCCGCGACGTTCGGCTTTAATCAAGACCTCGCGGCCGCAATCGAGAAGAACTTTGGCGTTGATTTACCGGACAGCGGTATGCGCTTTCAAGACATGATACCCCAGGACGAGATGCTCGGCGAGTCATCTGCCGCAGACAGTGCGGGTTTCAACATGGGCGCGATGTTTGACAAGGTGAATCAAGTCAAACGCACCCAAGTCGTCGGCCAGCAGGTCGTCAACCCGTCTGTTTCCCACACCACAGCCGGTACCGCCGTGACATTTTTGCTCTTCGGAGTCGGAGCGATTGCCGCATCCCTGCTCCGTGAAATGCGTTCGGGCACCGCGCAGCGACTCCTGCTCATGGGTGCGACGGCCGGAGAAATCCTCCTGTCAAAACTACTCTATTCAGTCGTCATGGGCAGCTTCCAACTGCTGGTCATGATGATCTACGGCTGGCTGATTTTCCACTTGCAAATCTGGGAACACTTCGCGCCGATGCTCGTGATGATTGTCGTCACCGCGATCACCATGAGCGCGGTCGGGCTGGTCATCTCTGCGCTCTCGAAGACTGAGGAGCAGGCGGGGGGACTACAAGTGGTGATCATCCTCAGTATGTCCGCCATTGGCGGTGCGATGTTCCCGAGCTTCATGCTGCCCGAACATTATCAAAATGATCAGCAAAATCACTCCCGTGTTCTGGGCGATGCAGGGCTTTAA
- a CDS encoding ABC transporter ATP-binding protein encodes MMALEARNVSKSFGAVRALDDVSLSIQQGDFFGLLGPNGAGKTTLMRTICGLLEPDSGELRILGSKLERWQIPFALGVVPQDIALYDMLTARGNLELFGKLRGITGRDLDARVEHVLGRIGLADRAKSRVSTFSGGMKRRLNLGVALLAEPRLLLLDEPTVGVDPQSRASIFDLLEELHQAGITILYTTHYMEEAERLCRTIAIVDHGKLLGLGSLTELVQLVKTPRFVRLILRSENESIPTLPGAELRRSGMRVDYIPHAQDGLSVLLAQLAEYHGAQRVEVVSPNLEMLFLELTGRELRDA; translated from the coding sequence ATGATGGCCCTTGAAGCACGCAATGTCAGCAAGTCCTTTGGCGCCGTCCGCGCGCTTGACGATGTTTCACTGAGCATTCAGCAAGGTGATTTCTTCGGCTTGCTGGGTCCGAACGGCGCCGGCAAAACCACGCTGATGCGGACAATATGCGGTCTGCTTGAACCCGACAGCGGGGAGTTGCGCATCCTCGGCAGCAAGCTCGAACGCTGGCAAATACCGTTCGCGCTTGGCGTCGTGCCGCAGGACATCGCGCTCTATGACATGCTGACCGCGCGAGGGAATCTCGAACTGTTCGGTAAACTGCGCGGCATCACGGGCCGTGACCTTGACGCCCGCGTCGAGCACGTGCTGGGCCGAATTGGACTCGCCGACCGCGCCAAGTCCCGCGTCAGCACATTCTCCGGCGGCATGAAGCGCCGTTTGAATCTCGGCGTCGCGCTGCTCGCCGAACCGCGCCTGTTGCTGCTGGATGAACCCACAGTCGGAGTGGACCCTCAGTCCCGCGCCAGCATCTTTGACCTGCTCGAAGAATTGCATCAGGCCGGCATCACGATTCTCTATACCACGCACTACATGGAAGAGGCTGAACGGTTGTGCCGTACAATCGCCATCGTTGACCATGGCAAGCTGCTCGGACTCGGATCGCTTACGGAGCTCGTCCAGCTCGTCAAGACCCCGCGCTTCGTGCGCCTGATTCTGCGCAGCGAAAATGAGTCAATTCCAACTTTGCCCGGTGCGGAACTGCGGCGCTCCGGCATGCGTGTGGATTACATCCCCCATGCGCAGGATGGCCTGTCCGTACTGCTCGCGCAACTGGCTGAGTATCACGGCGCGCAGCGTGTTGAAGTCGTGTCACCTAATCTCGAGATGCTCTTCCTCGAGCTGACCGGAAGGGAGCTGCGCGACGCATGA
- a CDS encoding DUF853 family protein, which translates to MLPLAYADGRAITALPKLLNRHGLVTGATGTGKTVTLQVIAERLAAEGIPVFAADVKGDLSGLAVAGTPSEKFTARLTKLGLTDHTFAANSCIFWDVFGQKGHPIRTTVSEMGPLLLARLLNLNETQAGVLQIMFSYADDEGLLLLDLKDLRAMLAHVGDIRKDLTTEYGNVSPASIGAIQRALLALDEQGGEQFFGEPAFDLGDLLQTDQNGRGMINILHADQLIRSPKVYATFLLWMLSELFEQLPEVGDVDKPKLVFFFDEAHLLFDDAPPALLEKIEQVVRLIRSKGVGVFFVTQHPLDVPEKVLTQLSNRVQHALRAFTPAEQKKLKAAAETFRANPGLDLEKAIPELGIGEAVISFLDEQGTPQPAERVMIAPPFSRIGPLESQELLAIMQSSIVAGVYEKSVDRESAYEMLKGKAEQSAASPPAEELRRAKPSARQPDDMMTAVMKSAARAAASQAGRSLIRGILGGLLGGKRR; encoded by the coding sequence ATGCTCCCTCTCGCCTACGCCGACGGCCGCGCTATTACCGCCCTGCCCAAGCTGCTGAATCGTCATGGATTGGTAACCGGTGCCACGGGTACCGGCAAAACGGTCACGTTGCAAGTCATCGCCGAACGCCTCGCAGCGGAGGGCATTCCCGTCTTTGCCGCTGACGTAAAAGGCGACCTCTCTGGCCTGGCCGTTGCTGGAACTCCATCCGAGAAATTTACCGCCAGGCTGACGAAACTCGGCCTGACCGATCACACCTTCGCCGCCAACAGCTGCATCTTCTGGGATGTATTCGGACAAAAAGGTCATCCGATTCGCACAACGGTCTCCGAAATGGGACCGCTTCTGCTGGCGCGCCTGCTCAATCTCAACGAGACGCAGGCCGGGGTACTGCAAATCATGTTCAGCTACGCGGACGATGAAGGGCTGTTACTGCTCGACTTGAAGGACCTGCGCGCCATGCTGGCGCATGTCGGCGACATTCGCAAAGACCTGACTACCGAATACGGCAACGTCTCCCCGGCGAGCATCGGTGCCATCCAGCGCGCACTGCTGGCTCTCGACGAGCAAGGTGGTGAGCAGTTCTTCGGTGAACCGGCTTTCGATCTCGGCGACTTGCTCCAAACGGACCAGAACGGTCGCGGCATGATCAACATATTGCACGCCGACCAGTTGATTCGTTCGCCCAAAGTGTACGCGACGTTTCTGTTGTGGATGCTGTCCGAGCTGTTCGAGCAATTGCCCGAAGTCGGCGACGTGGACAAACCTAAACTCGTCTTCTTCTTCGATGAGGCGCATCTCCTGTTCGATGATGCGCCGCCCGCGCTGCTCGAAAAGATCGAGCAGGTTGTGCGACTCATACGCTCGAAAGGCGTCGGCGTCTTTTTCGTGACGCAACATCCGTTGGATGTCCCTGAAAAAGTGCTGACGCAACTCTCCAACCGCGTGCAGCACGCTTTGCGCGCCTTCACGCCCGCCGAACAGAAGAAACTCAAGGCCGCCGCCGAGACCTTCCGTGCCAATCCCGGTCTCGATCTGGAGAAAGCTATCCCTGAACTCGGCATCGGAGAAGCGGTTATCAGCTTCCTCGACGAACAGGGCACGCCGCAGCCCGCTGAGCGCGTCATGATTGCCCCGCCATTCTCGCGCATCGGTCCGCTGGAATCGCAAGAGCTTCTGGCGATCATGCAATCGAGCATCGTGGCGGGCGTGTATGAGAAGAGTGTTGACCGCGAGTCAGCTTACGAAATGCTCAAGGGCAAAGCCGAGCAGTCCGCTGCGTCGCCGCCGGCTGAAGAACTGCGCCGGGCCAAGCCGTCCGCGCGGCAGCCCGATGACATGATGACTGCCGTGATGAAATCGGCCGCCCGTGCGGCCGCGTCGCAAGCCGGACGCTCGTTGATACGCGGAATTCTCGGAGGACTACTCGGAGGGAAACGACGCTAA
- a CDS encoding WG repeat-containing protein, translating into MRILGSLLTLLVLVIGCQRKAEPPPSSKSETPTTSVQQPLMQPAGSMLYPVQDSLGHHGFMDSLGQKIVASQFESADFMWDGMSRVRLNGQWGYLDNMGRIVIQPQFEKARRFSEGMAAVRVKGKYGYVDRGGNMIVPPQYSKLAQAFSDGLAAVPDSAKKFGFIDKTGKLVIPHKFDNVHPFAEGMAAASIGDKWGFIDNHGNWAIEPKFVWSDKFVNGQSVVRIGLQPNVDYAMVNRKGDVVFRAQVTYLKTPSDGLTRFALNDKTGFMDYTGKIVIPATFDAAFDFSEGLAAVRVGNGWGYIDTAGKLLINVEHNFGDAFTHGIARVAWPNGNWGYINRMGEKLWESNLRGGTSIPAGGADGDDE; encoded by the coding sequence TTGCGAATTCTCGGTAGCCTGCTGACCCTTCTGGTCCTCGTCATCGGCTGCCAACGCAAGGCCGAACCTCCCCCGAGCAGCAAGTCGGAAACGCCGACGACCAGCGTCCAACAGCCCTTGATGCAGCCGGCGGGCTCCATGCTCTATCCGGTTCAGGACAGCCTTGGTCATCATGGATTTATGGACTCTCTCGGGCAGAAGATTGTCGCATCCCAGTTCGAATCGGCGGATTTCATGTGGGATGGCATGTCGCGGGTCCGCCTCAATGGTCAATGGGGTTACCTTGACAACATGGGCCGGATAGTCATTCAGCCGCAATTCGAAAAAGCGCGGCGCTTCTCTGAGGGCATGGCCGCCGTCCGCGTGAAAGGCAAGTACGGTTACGTGGACCGCGGCGGTAACATGATCGTCCCGCCGCAGTACAGCAAATTGGCACAGGCCTTTTCCGACGGCCTGGCCGCCGTACCCGACTCGGCTAAAAAATTCGGGTTCATTGACAAAACCGGCAAGCTGGTCATTCCGCACAAATTCGACAATGTGCACCCGTTCGCGGAAGGGATGGCCGCCGCTTCAATTGGTGATAAGTGGGGCTTCATTGATAACCACGGCAACTGGGCCATCGAACCCAAGTTTGTCTGGTCGGACAAGTTCGTCAACGGCCAGAGTGTCGTGCGAATCGGTTTGCAGCCCAATGTGGACTACGCCATGGTCAACCGCAAGGGTGATGTGGTCTTCCGTGCCCAGGTCACGTACCTAAAAACACCGTCCGATGGTTTAACCCGCTTCGCGCTCAACGACAAGACCGGTTTCATGGATTACACTGGTAAGATCGTCATCCCGGCAACTTTCGACGCGGCCTTTGACTTCAGCGAGGGACTCGCTGCCGTGCGCGTCGGCAACGGCTGGGGGTATATTGATACGGCAGGCAAGCTACTCATTAACGTCGAACACAATTTCGGCGACGCCTTCACACACGGTATCGCCCGCGTCGCATGGCCCAACGGCAATTGGGGCTACATAAACCGCATGGGCGAAAAACTCTGGGAATCTAATCTCCGCGGCGGCACCAGCATTCCCGCTGGCGGCGCGGACGGCGACGACGAATAA
- a CDS encoding T9SS type A sorting domain-containing protein, which yields MKKLILMWVALAACSLVALASEGTVETFDKLQATDQTPASNGRDQQSSLDDPPVTLRVITVPVTAGIGVSIAADCRGDLYYTNYFGGVLYQMDALGNLIASNTIVDASGNQILVDEIGWDEGRQVFWGGGTNTDIIWTVDRNGLATYQFVGMGGGLTDGCDYDATDGTIWHSTDVSSEIYHFTTAGLLLNTLTLLDENGNPEGTISGVEMGAGNTIWAGNSPIDDVRRCDKTTGAFVSRFDAGQVRCEGMECDAITFAPNYALWVKDAYNNTVTAFQIDSGSCVCAELPDTCQFPYSEVDHGDLSACNYPTLTNNPAHGLSGIAWLGEEVDGELAPEYLNADQLPEDDGVYFVSLPWNPCETESLFVTVTGGSEYDRYEACGGRLYLNAWKDGNLDGDFCDEIECNIGMAPASEWILRDVLVTPGTALYSVLDPGVLTMGAYDGVFRFRLTSTPVGRYGFGLATSLACTDQCGTFAFDFLGEVEDYIIADGQLDVALSSFDLVPGDSRVTMNFVTASETDNHHFVVLRDGQPMAQIATQGNAASGHSYTWTDEGLTNGVAYTYQLAAVSLGGAQEVLATEAVTPSATAGVVGEYTLHQNYPNPFNPTTTLRFDLLEAGHTTLKVFNVQGQEVATLINSLQTAGAHTVTFDATGLPSGMYVAQIEVNGFSAQQKMMLLK from the coding sequence ATGAAGAAATTGATTTTGATGTGGGTCGCCCTCGCTGCCTGTAGCTTGGTTGCTCTGGCATCCGAAGGGACCGTAGAGACATTTGACAAGCTGCAAGCGACCGATCAGACGCCCGCCTCGAATGGCCGCGACCAGCAGTCGAGCTTGGACGATCCGCCTGTTACGTTGCGCGTGATCACCGTACCGGTGACGGCGGGCATCGGTGTTTCGATTGCAGCGGACTGCCGCGGCGATCTGTACTACACGAACTACTTCGGTGGGGTTCTGTACCAGATGGACGCGCTCGGGAACCTGATTGCGTCCAACACGATTGTGGACGCCTCGGGTAACCAGATTCTTGTGGATGAAATTGGCTGGGACGAAGGCCGCCAGGTATTCTGGGGCGGCGGCACCAACACCGACATCATTTGGACGGTGGACCGCAACGGTCTGGCGACCTATCAGTTTGTCGGCATGGGCGGCGGCCTGACCGACGGTTGCGATTACGACGCGACGGACGGTACGATCTGGCATTCGACCGACGTTAGCTCCGAGATTTACCACTTCACCACGGCGGGTCTGCTGTTGAACACGCTGACCCTGCTGGACGAGAACGGCAATCCGGAAGGCACGATCTCGGGCGTTGAAATGGGCGCGGGCAACACGATTTGGGCCGGCAACAGCCCGATTGACGACGTTCGCCGTTGCGACAAGACGACCGGCGCATTCGTCAGCCGCTTTGACGCAGGCCAGGTGCGCTGCGAAGGTATGGAGTGCGACGCGATCACGTTCGCGCCGAATTACGCGTTGTGGGTGAAGGACGCCTACAACAATACGGTGACGGCCTTCCAGATTGACTCGGGCTCGTGCGTTTGCGCGGAGCTGCCCGATACGTGCCAATTCCCGTACTCGGAAGTTGACCATGGCGATCTGTCGGCGTGCAACTATCCGACCCTGACCAACAACCCCGCTCATGGTCTTTCGGGTATCGCGTGGTTGGGCGAAGAGGTTGACGGCGAACTTGCGCCGGAATATCTGAACGCGGATCAGTTGCCGGAAGATGACGGTGTGTATTTCGTTAGCCTGCCTTGGAACCCGTGCGAAACGGAGTCGCTGTTTGTGACCGTTACGGGCGGTTCGGAATATGATCGTTACGAAGCGTGCGGTGGCCGTCTGTACTTGAATGCTTGGAAAGACGGCAATCTTGACGGCGACTTCTGTGACGAGATTGAGTGTAATATTGGCATGGCTCCCGCAAGCGAGTGGATTCTGCGCGACGTTTTGGTCACGCCGGGCACGGCGCTTTATTCGGTGTTGGATCCGGGCGTGCTGACGATGGGCGCTTATGACGGCGTTTTCCGTTTCCGTCTGACGTCCACGCCGGTGGGCCGTTACGGCTTCGGTCTGGCGACGTCGTTGGCGTGCACGGACCAGTGCGGCACGTTTGCCTTTGACTTCCTTGGTGAAGTCGAAGACTACATCATTGCCGACGGTCAGTTGGATGTTGCGCTGTCGAGCTTTGATCTGGTTCCGGGCGATTCGCGCGTGACGATGAACTTCGTGACGGCGAGCGAGACGGACAACCATCACTTCGTCGTGCTGCGCGACGGCCAGCCGATGGCGCAGATTGCCACGCAAGGCAACGCGGCGTCGGGCCACAGCTATACGTGGACGGACGAAGGCTTGACCAACGGCGTGGCCTACACGTATCAGTTGGCGGCAGTTAGCCTGGGCGGTGCTCAGGAAGTGCTGGCGACTGAAGCCGTGACTCCGAGCGCGACGGCCGGTGTTGTGGGTGAATACACCTTGCACCAGAACTACCCGAACCCGTTCAACCCGACGACGACGCTGCGCTTTGACCTCCTCGAGGCCGGCCACACGACGTTGAAGGTCTTTAACGTTCAGGGTCAGGAAGTTGCGACGCTGATCAACAGTCTGCAGACCGCAGGCGCGCATACGGTGACCTTTGATGCGACGGGCCTGCCGTCGGGTATGTATGTGGCTCAGATTGAAGTGAATGGTTTCTCGGCGCAACAGAAGATGATGCTGCTGAAGTAA